In Clarias gariepinus isolate MV-2021 ecotype Netherlands chromosome 1, CGAR_prim_01v2, whole genome shotgun sequence, one DNA window encodes the following:
- the LOC128529028 gene encoding regakine-1-like: MHFIPISFSSASSPASAAMMSRYVLLVLLVLTCLEHFAVPQSAKGPEDCCFKFFKKPIPIKLIKTYENTSNDCPKSGIIFTTQNSSRVCVDPGFKWVQRAVDLLDQRQYETST, encoded by the exons ATGCATTTTATACCAATATCTTTTTCATCAGCATCATCACCAGCATCAGCAGCCATGATGTCGCGTTATGTTCTCCTGGTTCTGCTGGTTCTCACTTGCCTTGAGCACTTTGCAGTGCCCCaga gTGCAAAAGGACCAGAGGACTGTTGCTTCAAGTTCTTTAAGAAACCAATCCCTATAAAGCTCATTAAAACCTACGAAAATACCAGCAATGACTGTCCTAAAAGTGGGATCAt ttttaccACTCAGAACTCCAGCCGTGTATGCGTAGACCCTGGTTTTAAGTGGGTGCAGCGGGCCGTTGATTTACTTGACCAGCGCCAGTATGAAACCTCAACCTAA